The following are encoded together in the Gordonia insulae genome:
- a CDS encoding cytochrome P450, producing MSDLTELNYFTDESLVPDPYPYFDELRSRCPVTKEPHFGVLAITGHAEAVTVLKDPATFSSCLAATGPFPGLPFEPTGDDVSELIDQHRDELPLHEHMVTMDPPDHSRARSLLSRLLTPRRIQENEEFMWRLADEYIGEFIANGECELMEEFAKPFSLLVIADLLGVPEEDHEEFRTVLGAPRKGARPGALDSEVMADNPLQWLDDKFTHYIEERRANPRGDVLTALAESKYKDGSTPEVVEVVRTATFLFAAGQETTTKLISAALRVIGERPDIQQRLRDDPELIPVFIEETLRLESPVKSGFRVARKSTTVGDTEVPAGTTLMFCPGAANRDPDHFPDPNTFDLERTNVREHLTFGRGIHSCPGSPLARIEGRVTVERFLARMADIRVSEEHHGVNGHRHYSFEPTYILRGLTRLHLEFTPTA from the coding sequence GTGAGCGATCTGACCGAACTGAACTACTTCACCGACGAGAGCTTGGTCCCTGACCCCTATCCCTATTTCGATGAGCTCCGCAGCAGGTGTCCGGTGACGAAGGAGCCCCACTTCGGCGTTCTCGCCATCACCGGGCACGCCGAGGCCGTGACCGTCCTCAAGGATCCGGCCACGTTCTCCTCCTGCCTCGCCGCAACCGGCCCCTTCCCCGGCCTCCCCTTCGAACCGACCGGCGACGACGTCAGCGAGCTGATCGACCAGCATCGCGACGAACTGCCCCTGCACGAGCACATGGTCACGATGGATCCGCCCGATCACAGCCGTGCACGCAGCCTGCTCAGCCGACTCCTCACCCCGCGCCGCATCCAGGAGAACGAGGAGTTCATGTGGCGTCTGGCCGACGAGTACATCGGTGAGTTCATCGCCAACGGCGAGTGCGAACTGATGGAAGAGTTCGCAAAGCCCTTCTCGCTCCTCGTCATCGCCGATCTGCTCGGAGTTCCGGAGGAGGACCATGAGGAGTTCCGGACGGTCCTCGGTGCGCCGCGCAAGGGTGCCCGTCCCGGCGCACTGGACTCGGAGGTGATGGCGGACAACCCCCTTCAGTGGCTCGACGACAAGTTCACCCACTACATCGAGGAACGACGTGCGAACCCGCGCGGTGACGTGCTCACGGCACTGGCCGAATCCAAGTACAAGGACGGCAGCACCCCCGAGGTCGTCGAGGTGGTCCGCACCGCGACATTCCTGTTCGCCGCGGGCCAGGAGACCACCACCAAACTGATCAGCGCGGCCCTGCGGGTCATCGGCGAACGACCGGACATCCAGCAGCGCCTGCGCGACGATCCCGAGCTGATCCCCGTCTTCATCGAGGAGACACTGCGTCTGGAGAGCCCGGTCAAGAGCGGGTTCCGGGTGGCACGCAAGTCCACCACCGTCGGCGATACGGAAGTACCGGCGGGCACCACCCTGATGTTCTGCCCCGGGGCGGCCAATCGGGACCCCGACCATTTCCCGGACCCGAACACCTTCGACCTCGAACGCACCAACGTGCGCGAACATCTGACCTTCGGCCGCGGTATCCACTCCTGCCCCGGGAGCCCGCTCGCGAGGATCGAGGGCCGGGTGACGGTCGAGCGGTTCCTGGCCCGGATGGCCGACATCCGCGTGTCCGAAGAACATCACGGTGTCAACGGCCATCGTCACTACAGCTTCGAGCCGACGTACATCCTGCGCGGGCTCACCCGACTCCACCTCGAGTTCACCCCGACGGCCTGA
- a CDS encoding SDR family NAD(P)-dependent oxidoreductase, whose translation MTTTTASTIRTTVVTGGGSGIGRSIAEHLADAGHRVGVLDQNGDSAEEVAAELRSRGAEAVAAAVDVADRTAVDKAIGQVRERFGPVEILVTSAGVESQMPYPDIAQDEWDRIIAVNLTGTFNCTQAVIGDMQAGQWGRIVTISSSSAQSGAPERAHYVASKGGVIGLTKALAFEYAPHGITVNTIPPSIIATPMAEKAVAAGLVPAIEDLAALTPVRRAGLPGDVAAAAAFLCSEQAGFITGQAIGVNGGWYI comes from the coding sequence ATGACCACCACCACTGCATCAACCATCCGGACCACCGTCGTCACCGGTGGCGGATCGGGCATCGGTCGCTCGATCGCCGAGCATCTCGCCGATGCCGGACATCGAGTCGGAGTCCTCGACCAGAACGGTGACTCCGCGGAGGAGGTCGCAGCCGAACTGCGGTCCCGGGGCGCCGAGGCGGTGGCCGCTGCCGTCGACGTCGCCGACCGGACGGCGGTCGACAAGGCGATCGGCCAGGTGCGCGAACGGTTCGGTCCGGTCGAGATCCTGGTGACCAGCGCCGGTGTCGAGTCCCAGATGCCGTATCCGGATATCGCCCAGGACGAATGGGATCGGATCATCGCGGTGAACCTGACCGGCACCTTCAACTGCACCCAGGCCGTCATCGGCGACATGCAGGCCGGTCAGTGGGGTCGCATCGTGACGATCTCCTCGTCGAGCGCCCAGTCCGGCGCACCCGAGCGGGCCCACTACGTGGCATCGAAGGGTGGCGTCATCGGCCTGACCAAGGCGCTGGCCTTCGAGTATGCGCCGCATGGGATCACGGTGAACACGATTCCGCCGTCGATCATCGCGACACCGATGGCGGAGAAGGCCGTGGCGGCCGGCCTGGTCCCCGCCATCGAGGACCTCGCCGCGCTCACACCGGTGCGCCGCGCGGGCCTGCCCGGTGACGTCGCAGCTGCCGCCGCGTTCCTCTGTTCGGAACAAGCCGGATTCATCACCGGCCAGGCGATCGGCGTCAACGGCGGCTGGTACATCTGA
- a CDS encoding MlaE family ABC transporter permease, giving the protein MGGYVRRHPRASLETVGGQFVLGIRAFQHLIVDLLTLRFPVKEFVRQATFMASASALPTIFVAIPIGMTLSIQFALLAGQVGATSLAGAASGLAVIRQGAPMVAALLMASAAGSAICADLGSRKIRDEIDAMEVMGLSVIRRLVVPRVAAAILVSTALTGIVCFVGFLSGYLFNTFVQNGTPGTFVTTFASFATLSDFYLTIVKSIVFGAIVAIVACQKGLATRGGPAGVANSVNATVVASIILLMLVNVGFTQMYVMLFPRTGF; this is encoded by the coding sequence ATGGGCGGGTACGTCCGTCGTCACCCTCGGGCATCTCTGGAAACCGTTGGCGGACAGTTCGTCCTCGGCATTCGCGCCTTCCAGCATCTCATCGTCGACCTGCTGACCCTCCGGTTCCCCGTCAAGGAGTTCGTCCGGCAGGCGACGTTCATGGCATCGGCGTCGGCCCTGCCGACGATCTTCGTGGCGATCCCGATCGGCATGACCCTGTCCATCCAGTTCGCGCTGCTCGCCGGCCAGGTGGGCGCCACATCACTGGCCGGGGCGGCCAGCGGGCTCGCCGTGATCCGCCAGGGCGCACCGATGGTCGCCGCCCTGCTGATGGCATCGGCCGCCGGCTCGGCGATCTGCGCCGACCTCGGCTCCCGGAAGATCCGGGACGAGATCGACGCCATGGAGGTCATGGGGCTGTCGGTGATCCGCCGGCTCGTCGTCCCCCGTGTGGCGGCGGCGATCCTGGTCAGCACAGCACTGACCGGGATCGTGTGCTTCGTCGGCTTCCTGTCCGGCTATCTGTTCAACACATTCGTGCAGAACGGGACGCCCGGGACGTTCGTCACAACCTTCGCCTCGTTCGCCACCCTGTCCGACTTCTATCTCACGATCGTGAAATCCATTGTGTTCGGGGCGATCGTCGCGATCGTCGCGTGTCAGAAGGGCCTGGCGACCCGGGGCGGTCCGGCCGGCGTCGCGAACTCGGTGAATGCCACCGTGGTCGCGTCGATCATCCTGCTGATGCTGGTCAACGTCGGATTCACCCAGATGTACGTGATGCTGTTCCCACGGACGGGGTTCTGA
- a CDS encoding MlaE family ABC transporter permease: protein MAATYYPTGLRPLVRTFDVVLDVILRIGHLALFAARALVSIPIALRHYRKECLRIISDVTWGNGSIVVGGGTAGVIIVLGAAAGAIVGIEGYNALHLLGMEPATGMVASTATTRELAPIMASLAFAAQAGCRFTAQLGAMRISEEIDALEALAIRPIPYLVSTRLFASIVAVIPLYLVCLAVNYLSVQLVVGLTGGLSGGTYQHYFELVLNPTDIAYSLTKAVIFVMITTSIQCYYGFYAHGGPQGVGTASGHAMRASISVMIVANLLLTVAFWGVGSGARLSG from the coding sequence ATGGCCGCGACCTACTACCCCACCGGACTGCGGCCGCTCGTCCGGACATTCGACGTCGTCCTCGATGTCATCCTGCGCATCGGGCACCTCGCCCTGTTCGCCGCTCGGGCACTCGTGTCGATCCCGATCGCCCTGCGGCACTACCGAAAAGAGTGCCTGCGCATCATCTCCGACGTGACGTGGGGAAACGGCTCGATCGTCGTCGGTGGCGGGACAGCGGGCGTGATCATCGTCCTCGGTGCCGCAGCGGGCGCGATCGTCGGGATCGAAGGGTACAACGCACTCCATCTTCTCGGCATGGAGCCGGCGACCGGCATGGTCGCCTCGACCGCAACCACGCGCGAGCTGGCGCCGATCATGGCGTCGCTGGCCTTCGCCGCACAGGCCGGCTGCCGGTTCACCGCGCAGCTCGGGGCGATGCGGATCTCCGAGGAGATCGATGCCCTCGAAGCCCTTGCCATCCGGCCGATCCCCTATCTCGTGTCCACCCGGCTGTTCGCCTCGATCGTCGCGGTCATCCCGCTCTATCTGGTGTGCCTGGCGGTCAACTATCTCTCCGTGCAGCTGGTCGTCGGACTGACCGGAGGTCTGTCCGGCGGCACCTACCAGCACTACTTCGAGCTGGTCCTCAACCCCACCGACATCGCGTACTCGCTCACCAAGGCGGTCATCTTCGTGATGATCACGACCTCCATCCAGTGCTACTACGGCTTCTACGCCCATGGCGGGCCGCAGGGTGTCGGCACCGCATCGGGCCACGCGATGCGAGCGAGCATATCGGTCATGATCGTCGCCAATCTGCTTCTCACCGTTGCATTCTGGGGTGTCGGCAGCGGAGCCAGGCTCAGCGGATGA
- a CDS encoding MlaD family protein, with protein MRSPSIYDAGPHGLSNRQLLISGVVAIVLIALVLTGIALKSGGTFSPTVPVTAALADVGDGLPVNSDVKFRGVIVGTVTGVQPATTGAVNTVDIAIAPDRAPEIPRTVTARVVPSNVFAVSSVQLIDNGSAAPIGAGDVIAQDAAASTVQFQTALSKLREIVSATARTGSDRTVGMLAAVATATDRRGTDIADAGAQLDRIVREMDGVLQPDGGPSTVSSLSTAVTGLRRSAPDLLDALHSSVRPLQTVARESGALSDLLGAGITTTARVNTALERNSDQIIRITTQAAPVVSVVAAGSSSFTSIVTNIRVISDKWFTEFWPAGQQNATGKFLFQVTPHKLYTRADCPRYGKLKGPSCTTAPASVSPPVLKGNARKGLTPGYRTASMGGNVGSVGSADEQQTLGKLVGGGPNSATTFLLGPIARGSSIDVSPAGQASSPADADRRATGGS; from the coding sequence ATGAGATCGCCGAGCATCTACGACGCCGGACCGCACGGGTTGTCCAACCGACAACTCCTCATCAGCGGTGTCGTGGCGATCGTCCTGATCGCCCTCGTCCTCACCGGGATCGCGCTGAAGTCCGGTGGCACCTTCAGCCCCACGGTCCCGGTCACCGCCGCCCTCGCCGACGTCGGCGACGGTCTGCCGGTCAACTCCGATGTGAAGTTCCGCGGCGTGATCGTCGGCACCGTCACCGGCGTGCAACCCGCCACGACAGGGGCGGTGAACACCGTCGACATCGCGATCGCCCCGGACCGTGCACCGGAGATCCCCCGCACGGTGACCGCGCGTGTGGTTCCCAGCAACGTGTTCGCGGTGTCCTCGGTCCAGTTGATCGACAACGGTTCCGCCGCACCGATCGGCGCCGGGGATGTGATCGCCCAGGACGCCGCGGCCTCGACCGTGCAATTCCAGACGGCGCTGTCCAAACTCCGGGAGATCGTCTCCGCCACCGCACGCACCGGCAGCGATCGCACCGTCGGGATGCTCGCCGCGGTCGCCACCGCGACCGACCGTCGGGGCACCGACATCGCCGACGCCGGAGCACAACTCGATCGGATCGTGCGTGAGATGGACGGCGTGCTGCAGCCGGACGGCGGACCGTCCACCGTGAGCTCGCTGAGCACCGCGGTCACCGGATTACGCCGCTCCGCACCCGACCTGCTCGACGCGCTGCACAGCTCGGTCCGGCCGCTACAGACCGTGGCACGCGAATCCGGCGCGCTGTCCGATCTGCTCGGCGCCGGGATCACCACCACCGCACGGGTGAACACGGCATTGGAGCGGAACTCCGACCAGATCATCCGGATCACCACCCAGGCCGCGCCGGTCGTGTCGGTGGTGGCCGCGGGCAGTTCGTCGTTCACGTCGATCGTGACCAACATTCGGGTCATCTCGGACAAGTGGTTCACCGAGTTCTGGCCCGCGGGCCAGCAGAACGCAACCGGAAAGTTCCTGTTCCAGGTCACCCCGCACAAGCTCTACACCCGCGCCGACTGTCCCCGTTACGGAAAGCTGAAGGGCCCCAGCTGCACCACCGCGCCGGCCTCGGTGTCCCCGCCTGTGCTGAAGGGCAACGCACGCAAGGGACTCACACCCGGATACCGGACCGCGAGCATGGGCGGGAACGTCGGTTCGGTCGGCAGCGCAGACGAACAGCAGACGCTCGGCAAGCTCGTCGGCGGCGGCCCGAACAGCGCCACGACGTTCCTGCTGGGCCCCATCGCCCGCGGCTCGTCCATCGACGTCTCGCCCGCGGGCCAGGCGTCGTCCCCCGCCGACGCGGACCGACGAGCAACGGGAGGGTCATGA
- a CDS encoding MlaD family protein has translation MSIRKPLFGLILFLLIAVALTSTVVVTLQRDVDEDTRHYSAIFTDVTGLKAGDDVRMAGIRVGRVDAIALDGTLARVRFRADSDQVVDTTTKASIVYQNIVGQRYVGLSRTDGRQPAALAGGEIPLDHTEPSFDISGLLNGFEPLFSVLDPKQVDNVTEALIRGLQGDSSSVATLIAQTSTLAESIAGPDQVLGQVIDNLSRVIGTLAAQRGNVDTVIVSARDIFEKMSAQRDSFIDSLDKTAQVADRASALAQEALPEARQMLSREPGFLGHFLANKDEFAYLGFNLPPLLKGLARATQSGAYIDTYLCNFNATLVPALSTVIPSIVAHATPVGHATQSPICR, from the coding sequence ATGAGCATCCGGAAGCCACTCTTCGGATTGATCCTGTTCCTGCTCATCGCAGTCGCGCTGACGTCGACGGTCGTCGTGACACTCCAGCGCGACGTCGACGAGGACACCAGGCACTACAGCGCGATCTTCACCGACGTCACCGGACTCAAGGCAGGTGACGACGTCCGCATGGCCGGAATCCGCGTCGGTCGCGTGGACGCCATCGCCCTCGACGGCACCCTCGCACGCGTGAGGTTCCGGGCGGACTCCGACCAGGTCGTCGACACGACCACGAAGGCGTCGATCGTGTATCAGAACATCGTCGGCCAGCGCTATGTCGGACTGTCGCGCACCGACGGTCGACAACCTGCCGCGCTCGCGGGAGGTGAGATCCCGCTCGACCACACGGAGCCGTCCTTCGACATCTCCGGCCTGCTGAACGGTTTCGAACCACTGTTCAGCGTCCTCGATCCGAAGCAGGTCGACAACGTCACCGAGGCCCTGATCCGCGGCCTGCAGGGCGATTCGAGCTCGGTGGCGACGCTCATCGCGCAGACCTCGACGTTGGCGGAGTCCATCGCGGGACCCGATCAGGTACTCGGTCAGGTCATCGACAACCTCTCCCGTGTCATCGGCACCCTCGCCGCGCAACGCGGGAATGTGGACACCGTCATCGTGAGCGCTCGCGACATCTTCGAGAAGATGTCCGCGCAACGAGACTCCTTCATCGATTCGCTGGACAAGACCGCACAGGTGGCCGACCGAGCCTCTGCACTGGCTCAGGAGGCACTCCCCGAGGCACGCCAGATGCTCTCGCGCGAACCGGGTTTCCTCGGTCATTTCCTCGCGAACAAGGATGAGTTCGCCTACCTCGGATTCAACCTGCCGCCACTGCTGAAAGGACTGGCCCGCGCCACCCAATCGGGTGCGTACATCGACACGTACCTGTGCAACTTCAACGCGACACTGGTCCCCGCACTGAGCACCGTGATCCCGTCGATCGTCGCGCACGCGACGCCCGTTGGCCATGCCACCCAGTCCCCGATCTGCAGGTGA
- a CDS encoding MCE family protein: MRTIASRLRTSMSRPIENWNKVIIGVVALATIVVVALGLIQFSSSGIGKHTVRAQFAQAAGVSAGDSVSVAGVPVGTVTDTELDRTQVIVTMEVGEDVALGPDTRASIKLTTLLGSRYIELSPAGNGSLPDDVITLTHTAVPYDLQQVMQNATTTFEQVDAAQIGRSMTTLSRQLDGTPQLIPQVLTNVTTLSAVLADRRDQIGSLLTSTQKLTAVIRRQQDGLGQLMTQGREMLRALLTRKIMIDRLLDATTVLATQLRRIVVDDRAGLDRLVTNLDGLLDSLRRNDALLRNTLEVLPIPVRNFANATGTGNETDFSAPAGPLIDSWMCAISKQADLAHLPPYFKDCR; this comes from the coding sequence ATGAGGACCATCGCATCACGCCTGCGCACCTCGATGTCGAGGCCCATCGAGAACTGGAACAAGGTCATCATCGGCGTGGTGGCACTGGCCACCATCGTCGTGGTGGCCCTCGGCCTGATCCAGTTCAGCTCGTCCGGCATCGGAAAGCACACGGTGCGTGCCCAATTCGCGCAGGCGGCCGGCGTCTCCGCCGGGGACTCGGTCAGTGTCGCCGGGGTGCCGGTGGGTACGGTCACCGACACCGAACTCGACCGCACACAGGTGATCGTCACGATGGAGGTGGGTGAGGACGTCGCGCTGGGCCCGGACACGCGCGCGTCGATCAAACTCACGACGTTGCTCGGGTCGCGGTACATCGAGTTGTCCCCGGCCGGCAACGGGTCCCTGCCCGACGACGTGATCACTCTGACGCACACCGCCGTTCCGTACGACCTGCAGCAGGTGATGCAGAACGCGACCACGACATTCGAACAGGTCGACGCCGCCCAGATCGGCCGATCGATGACGACGCTGTCCCGGCAACTCGACGGGACACCGCAATTGATCCCGCAAGTCCTCACCAATGTGACGACCCTGTCGGCCGTCCTGGCCGACCGGCGAGATCAGATCGGGTCCCTGTTGACCAGCACCCAGAAACTCACCGCGGTGATCCGACGACAACAGGACGGTCTCGGACAGCTGATGACACAGGGGCGAGAAATGCTGCGCGCATTGCTGACCCGCAAGATCATGATCGATCGTCTGCTCGACGCCACGACCGTGCTGGCGACCCAACTCCGTCGGATCGTGGTCGACGACCGCGCCGGTCTCGACCGGCTGGTCACCAACCTCGACGGCCTGTTGGACAGCCTGCGCCGCAACGACGCGTTGCTGCGGAACACCCTGGAGGTCCTGCCGATCCCGGTGCGCAACTTCGCCAACGCCACGGGCACGGGCAACGAGACCGACTTCTCCGCGCCGGCCGGGCCGCTCATCGATTCCTGGATGTGCGCGATATCGAAGCAGGCCGACCTCGCCCACCTGCCGCCCTACTTCAAGGACTGCCGATGA